The Flexivirga aerilata sequence GCCTGCTGCGGTGAAGAAGACGGTGCGGTTGAGAGACGGCGGCGGAATGTCTTGTGCGGCCGAAGAATCCGGCGTGGTGTCCAGGTCGGCTGCGTTTGTCACGTGGCAACACCATACAGACGACGCTCAGGAAAGTCGGATCGGCGTATGTCGGGTGCGTGCTGTCGGTGGGCGGCGCGATGCTTGGACCATGGCACTCATCGAGCTGCAACTCTTCGCCCTGGACAGCCCCGAGCCGGAGCGGCTCGGCCGTTTCTACGCCGATCTGCTCGGCTGGGAGGTGACCCGCGCGGACGACGACTGGTGGGAGGTGACGCCACCCGGCGGCGGGGTGCCGCTGGCGATCCAGTGGGCCCGCGAATTCACCCCACCGACCTGGCCGGACCCGGCGGTGCCGATGCAGGCGCACCTCGACTTCACCGTCGACTCCTACGACGAGGCCGAGGCGCACGCGCTCTCGCTCGGCGCCCGCAAGGTCGAGGGCGACGAGGAGCACCCCGGCTTCCGGGTCTACCTCGACCCGTCCGGGCACCCGTTCTGCCTCTGCCTGCGCGGTTAGCGGTGGTGGCCGGGGGAGCGGGGTAGCCGGGTCGGCCGGGTCAGCGGGCGAGGTCGCGCACCCGGCGGGCCGGCTCGGGCAGTGCCCGATCGCGCGCCCACACCAGGCCGACTTCCCGGCCGGCGTCGATCCCTGAGATGTCCAGGAGCACCACGCCGGGCGGCACCCGGGTGTTCGGTGAGTCGGGCAGCAGGGCGATGCCGATGCCCGCGGCGACCAGACCGGCCACGGTGTCCAGCTCCTGGCACTCGACGCTGATGCGTGGCTCGATCCCGGCCGCGTCGCACGCCTCGTCGAGCAGCTGGCGCATGCCGAATCCGCGCCCCATCGCTACGAATTCGACATCGGAGAGCTGCGCGAAGTCGATGGCTGTCTCGCGGGCGAGGGGACTGGCGGCCGGCACCGCGAGGTGCACGTCCTGCCGCAGCAGGCGCCGCCAGCGCAGGCCGCTCGCGGCGGGCCGGGGCGAGACGATGCCCAGGTCGAGACTGCCGTCCGCGACCAGGCCGGTGATCGTCTCGGCGGCGTCCTGCACCAGGTCGAAGCGCAGGGCAGGGTCGGCCGCGCGCGCCTGCTGGATCAGCTGCGGCACCAGCCAGGTGCCGAAGGAGTGCAGGAAGCCGAGGCGGACGACCCGCTCGGCCGGGGTGCCGAGTTCGCGGACGCGCTGCTCGCCGGCGGCCAGCTCGGCGTCGGCCCGTCGCAGGTGCTCGGCGTAGATCCGCCCGGCGTCGTTGAGCACGAGCCGGCGGCCGATCCGGTCGAAAAGCGTTGTGCCCAGCTGGCGTTCGAGCCGGCCGAGTTTGCGCGACAGTGTCGGTTGCGGGACGTGCAGCTGCGCCGCGGCCGCCGTGACGTTCTCCTCGTCGGCCAGCACCACGAACCAGCGCACCTCGTCCCGCATCCCTTCATCATGCATCAGTGCATCGATCTGGTGTCGAGGATTCATTTCCGTATGACGGTGCCGCGCGCCACGATGGTCCGGTGACTGCCCTGCAGACCTCGCCGCCGGCCGCGGGTTACCGCCGCGGTGATGCGGGTTATCGCCGCATCACCCTGGCGCTCTTCGCGGCCGGCATGACGACGTTCGTGGCGATGTACTGCGCCCAGGCCGTGCTGCCGTCGCTGGCCACCGACTTCGGCATCTCACCGGCGGCGTCCGCGCTGACGGTGTCGGCGACGACCGGGCTGCTGGCGCTCGCGATCATCCCGGCGAGCGCGCTGTCCGAACGCTTCGGCCGCACCAGGGTGATGACCCTCTCGGCGGTCGCCTCGGCGGCGCTCGGGCTGGTGCTGCCCTGGTCGCCCAACCTCACCGTGCTGGTGGTGCTGCGGGCCCTGCAGGGGATCGCACTGGCCGGCGTGCCGGCGACCGCGATGGCCTACCTCGCCGAGGAGGTGCACCGCGACCACCTCGGCGCCGCGATGGGCCGCTACATCGCCGGCACCACGATCGGCGGCCTGGCCGGCCGGCTCGTCGCGTCGTTCACCCTGGACGTGTCGACCTGGCGGTGGGCCATGGAGGCCGCCGCCGTCGTCGCGCTCGGTTTCACGCTGATGTTCGTCCGCCTCGCCCCCGCGTCGCGCTACTTCGAGGCGCAGCACGTCGGCCTGCGGTCGACGTCCGCGGCGGTGCGTGAGCACCTGCGCAACCCGGCGCTGCTCGGCTTGTTCGCCACCGCGTTCCTGCTGATGGGCGGCTTCGTCGCGGTCTACAACCTGCTCGGATTCCGGCTGCTGCGGCCGCCGTTCGGCCTGCCGGAGTCGATCGTCGGGCTGGTCTTCCTGATGTATCTGTCCGGCACCGTGTCGTCCGCGGTGGCGGGCCGGCTCGCCGATCGCTTCGGGCGTGCCCGCACGCTGATGACTGCGGAGCTGGTGACGGGGGTGGGCCTCGTGCTGACGCTCCCGTCATACGTCCCGAGTGTGTTGGTGGGCGTATTTCTTTTCACCGCAGGGTTTTTCGCCGCCCACGCGACGGCCAGCGGTTGGGTGGGCCTGCTCGCGAAACAGCACCGTGCCGAGGCGAGCGCGCTCTACCTCTTCGCCTACTACGTCGGGTCGTCGGTGCTCGGTGCCTGCGCGGGCGTCGCCTTCAGTGCCGGCGGCTGGGGCGGCACTGTCGTGTATGTCGGCGCCCTGCTGCTCGGTGCTACCGTCATCGCCATGCTTCTGCTCGCACGCACGTCGTGGTGGCTGCCGTAACCGGCGGCCCCGACGAAGCAACCCCTTTCATTCGACGCCGCCCGGGCCGGGCGGCGTCCTTGTGTCATGCGCCGGTGGTCCGGGCCCACCCCAAGGAGCGCAGATGACCACCATCACCACCCCGCCCTGCCGGCAACGGATTCTCACCGGTGACCGGCCGACGGGACCGTTGCACATCGGCCACCTCTTCGCGACATTGAGGTCGCGAGTCGCCTTCCAGGAGAAGGGGATCGACACGATGATCCTGATCGCCGACCTGCAGGTGATCACCGATCGCGGCGCGATCGGCGACGTGCGGTCGGCGGCTCTCGGTCAGGTCGCGGACTATCTGGCGACCGGCATCGACCCGACCTGCTCGACGATCTTCGCGCACTCGGCTGTCCCGGCGATCGGGCAGCTCACGCTCCCGTTCCTGTCCCTGGTCAGCGACGCGGGGTTGCGACGCAACCCGACCGTCAAGGACGAGCTCGCGGCGACCGACGGGCGGCCGCTGTCGGGGTTGCTGCTCACCTACCCGGTGCATCAGGCGGCGGACATCCTGGCGGTGCACGGCAACGTCGTGCCGGTCGGCAAGGACCAGTTGCCACATCTGGAGCAGGCGCGGGTGATCGCGCGCCGCTTCAACGCCCGTTACGGCGAGGGCTACTTCACCGAGCCGGAGGCGCTGCTCACGGAGGCGCCGGTCGTGCCCGGACTCGACGGGCGGAAGATGTCGACGAGTCGTGGCAACGGCATCGAGCTGGGTATGACGGCAGACGCGACCGCGACGCGAATCCGTAAGGCCCGCACCGATTTGCAGCGCCGGATCACCTTCGAGCCCGACCGCCGTCCCGAGGTGTCGAGCATGCTGCGCATCACGGCGCTCTTCACCGGTGAGACACCCGAGCAGGTGGCCGACCGGATCGGCGACGGGGGAGCGGCCGCCCTCAAACGGGAGCTGACCACGGCAGCCAACGACGGACTCGCCGAGCATCGCCGCAGGCGCGCGGACTTCGCGGCCGACCCGGCATACCTGCGTGATGTGGTGCGTGCCGGGAACGCCCGCGCGGCGGCCCTCGCCGACCGCACGCTGGCCGACGTGTTCGAGCTGATGGGCATGACCTACTGAGGACCCACCCGCCGCGACTGACGCTCCTCTCGCCGAGTGACGGCGCAATGGCGCCGTCACTCGGCGAGGGAGCCGTCAGTCGCCCTTGACGTTGACGATCTGCCGCAGCGTGTGCTGGATCTCGACCAGGTCGGCCGCGTCCTGCATGACTACGTCGATGTCCTTGTACGCCTGCGGGATCTCGTCGAGGAATGCCGCGGTGTCCCGGTACTCGATGCCGCTCATCGCCGAGCGCAGCTGCTCCACGGTGAACGCCCGTCGCGCGGCCGACCGGGAGTAGGCCCGGCCTGCGCCGTGCGGGGAGGAGTTGAGCGCCACCGGGTTGCCCCGGCCGGTCACCACGTATGACGCCGTGCCCATCGAGCCCGGGATCAGGCCCGGCCGCCCGGCCTCGGCGTTGATAGCGCCCTTCCGGGACAACCACACCTGCTTGCCGAAGTGTCGCTCCCGTTCGGTGTAGTTGTGATGGCAGTTGATGCGCTCCTGCTCGATCACCGGCTCACCGACCCAGTGCGACACGTCGTGCACGACCCGATCCATCATCTCCTCCCGGTTGAGCAGTGCGAAGTGCTGCGCCCACCGCAGCTCGGCCAGGTAGCGATCAAACTCCGGCGTGCCCTCCACGAGGTAGGCAAGATCCTTGTGCGGCAGCGAGATCCACCACTTCGCACACTGCTCGCGAGCAACCGCGATGTGTCGCTGGGCGATCCGGTTTCCGACACCCCGCGACCCCGAGTGCAGGAACAACCACACCCGGCCCTGCTCGTCCAGGCTCACCTCGATGAAGTGGTTGCCGGACCCGAGCGAGCCGAGCTGCAGCTTCCACTTCTTGGCGTAGGACGCCGGGTCGAAATCGGCATCCACCGCCATCGCGGACAGCTCGTCGAGCCGGGCAACGGTGTGGTCCCTGCTGATTCGCCGGTTGGCGCCGCCCGCGGACAGCGGGATCGACCGCTCGATGCTGTGCCGTATGACGGAGCGGTCCTCCGGGAGGTCGGCCGCGGTGAACTGGGTCCGGACCGCGATCATGCCGCAGCCGATGTCGACCCCGACCGCCGCCGGGATGATGGCACCCAGGGTCGGGATCACCGAGCCCACGGTGGCGCCGAGTCCGAGGTGAGCATCGGGCATCAGCGCGACGTGTGGGTGGATGAACGGCATGGTCGCGGTGACCTCGGCCTGCTCCCGGGTGTTGTCCTCCAGGAGCGATGCCCAGTTGAACAGTCTGTCGTTGATCTTCTCCATGATGAATTCCTTTGTCGCACAATGACAAACGGCCTTCGGTCGATGACCGAACGCCGCTTCTCACAAGCGGGAAGGCGTCGGTCAGGTCTTGGTGGCCTGCAGCGTGTAGCTGGCGGCAAGCCGTTCGGGTCGGTCGGTGAGGCGCCACTCGCCGCGCTCATCGACGCTCATCTGGCCGGGCAGCGCGCACCACGGCACGCTGTCGTGCTCGGCGAGCGCGGTCAGCCGTAACCCGTGATCGAGCAGGGCGGTGACGATCTCGCCGAGGCCGTGATTCCACTCGACGGTGGTATTCGCGGTGAATGCGTGGTCGGTCTCGACGTAGGTGCCGCCCTCGTCCCAGACTTGCCCCTCGAGTTGTTCGAAGTAGCTGAACTCGACTGTGGGTCCCGGTTTTTCGTCAGTCAAGGACCACAGCATCGGATGCCCTTCCCGGATGAACAGTCGGCCGCCGGGGCGGAGCAGCGCACCGACGGTCGCCGCCCACTGGTCGACGGAGGGCAGCCAGCAGAGGGCGCCGATGCCGGTGTAGACCAGATCGAAGGTCCGGCCGCGAAGGGCGGTCGGCGCGGCATACACATCGGACTCGACGTAGTCGATGTCGGCGCCCGCGCGGGCGGCGATGCCCCGCGCCTCACGCAATGACGCAGGGGAGAGGTCGACGCCGGTCATCCGGGCGCCGAGCCTGGCGAGCGACAAGGTGTCGGTGCCGATGTGGCACTGCAGGTGCACCCCGTCCAGCCCGTCGACGTCGCCGAGACGCGGCAGGTCGAACTCGACGACATCGCTCAATCGGCGTGTGCCGTCTACGAGTTGGGCCACGGCGTAGTCCGGGCTCGCTGCGTGTGCGGCGGCCCGGTCGTCCCAGTTGGCGCGGTTGAGCGCGAGGTAGTCGGTCACCGGAGCATCTTGCTCGCACCCGCCGCCCGCGCGCACCTGGTTTAGCGCGCAGCTCACCCACCGCGACTGACGCTCCCTTCGCCGAGTGACGGCGCAAACGAGCCGTCACTCGGCGAGGAAGCCGTCAGTCGGCCCCCGTCAACGTCGCGTATGACGCCGCACACGCCCCACAGTCACACGTCGTCGTCGCGTGCATCGTCCCGGTGTTGCGGCGCGCGCCGGGCGCGAGCAGCGGCTCCGGGCGCCATCCGGGCAACGAGAACGTCTGCAGCACA is a genomic window containing:
- the trpS gene encoding tryptophan--tRNA ligase, which translates into the protein MTTITTPPCRQRILTGDRPTGPLHIGHLFATLRSRVAFQEKGIDTMILIADLQVITDRGAIGDVRSAALGQVADYLATGIDPTCSTIFAHSAVPAIGQLTLPFLSLVSDAGLRRNPTVKDELAATDGRPLSGLLLTYPVHQAADILAVHGNVVPVGKDQLPHLEQARVIARRFNARYGEGYFTEPEALLTEAPVVPGLDGRKMSTSRGNGIELGMTADATATRIRKARTDLQRRITFEPDRRPEVSSMLRITALFTGETPEQVADRIGDGGAAALKRELTTAANDGLAEHRRRRADFAADPAYLRDVVRAGNARAAALADRTLADVFELMGMTY
- a CDS encoding LysR family transcriptional regulator — encoded protein: MRDEVRWFVVLADEENVTAAAAQLHVPQPTLSRKLGRLERQLGTTLFDRIGRRLVLNDAGRIYAEHLRRADAELAAGEQRVRELGTPAERVVRLGFLHSFGTWLVPQLIQQARAADPALRFDLVQDAAETITGLVADGSLDLGIVSPRPAASGLRWRRLLRQDVHLAVPAASPLARETAIDFAQLSDVEFVAMGRGFGMRQLLDEACDAAGIEPRISVECQELDTVAGLVAAGIGIALLPDSPNTRVPPGVVLLDISGIDAGREVGLVWARDRALPEPARRVRDLAR
- a CDS encoding VOC family protein; this encodes MALIELQLFALDSPEPERLGRFYADLLGWEVTRADDDWWEVTPPGGGVPLAIQWAREFTPPTWPDPAVPMQAHLDFTVDSYDEAEAHALSLGARKVEGDEEHPGFRVYLDPSGHPFCLCLRG
- a CDS encoding MFS transporter, with the protein product MTALQTSPPAAGYRRGDAGYRRITLALFAAGMTTFVAMYCAQAVLPSLATDFGISPAASALTVSATTGLLALAIIPASALSERFGRTRVMTLSAVASAALGLVLPWSPNLTVLVVLRALQGIALAGVPATAMAYLAEEVHRDHLGAAMGRYIAGTTIGGLAGRLVASFTLDVSTWRWAMEAAAVVALGFTLMFVRLAPASRYFEAQHVGLRSTSAAVREHLRNPALLGLFATAFLLMGGFVAVYNLLGFRLLRPPFGLPESIVGLVFLMYLSGTVSSAVAGRLADRFGRARTLMTAELVTGVGLVLTLPSYVPSVLVGVFLFTAGFFAAHATASGWVGLLAKQHRAEASALYLFAYYVGSSVLGACAGVAFSAGGWGGTVVYVGALLLGATVIAMLLLARTSWWLP
- a CDS encoding RtcB family protein, translated to MEKINDRLFNWASLLEDNTREQAEVTATMPFIHPHVALMPDAHLGLGATVGSVIPTLGAIIPAAVGVDIGCGMIAVRTQFTAADLPEDRSVIRHSIERSIPLSAGGANRRISRDHTVARLDELSAMAVDADFDPASYAKKWKLQLGSLGSGNHFIEVSLDEQGRVWLFLHSGSRGVGNRIAQRHIAVAREQCAKWWISLPHKDLAYLVEGTPEFDRYLAELRWAQHFALLNREEMMDRVVHDVSHWVGEPVIEQERINCHHNYTERERHFGKQVWLSRKGAINAEAGRPGLIPGSMGTASYVVTGRGNPVALNSSPHGAGRAYSRSAARRAFTVEQLRSAMSGIEYRDTAAFLDEIPQAYKDIDVVMQDAADLVEIQHTLRQIVNVKGD
- a CDS encoding methyltransferase domain-containing protein translates to MTDYLALNRANWDDRAAAHAASPDYAVAQLVDGTRRLSDVVEFDLPRLGDVDGLDGVHLQCHIGTDTLSLARLGARMTGVDLSPASLREARGIAARAGADIDYVESDVYAAPTALRGRTFDLVYTGIGALCWLPSVDQWAATVGALLRPGGRLFIREGHPMLWSLTDEKPGPTVEFSYFEQLEGQVWDEGGTYVETDHAFTANTTVEWNHGLGEIVTALLDHGLRLTALAEHDSVPWCALPGQMSVDERGEWRLTDRPERLAASYTLQATKT